In a single window of the Zonotrichia leucophrys gambelii isolate GWCS_2022_RI chromosome 2, RI_Zleu_2.0, whole genome shotgun sequence genome:
- the MTPAP gene encoding poly(A) RNA polymerase, mitochondrial: MALRAGGPAMALLRGRLRLPGPGSRGHARLGRSGAAAQPAAEEPGEDAEVSTRKKTFAEVQAERLDQAERTVLIKCPSRLNEKKLLQYLSSHGNVKSHFFFENRGISALIEFSEKSSIASLQDAVGIPSASEHHVVPFKSRLFTFTLKNPVSQHLEETPLHLSPQSHIPVKNLIEKLCLADSISSQMYILLDEYQLTEENIRLRFLACSLVRDFARAYFPDSTVKPFGSSVNTFGKLGSDVDMFLDFRDTGKHATKMKKGPFEMEYQMKRLPSERLATQRILSVIGDCLDNFGPGCANVQKILNARCPLVKFSHQPTGFQCDLSVSNSIAIRSSELLYIYGCLDSRVRALVFSIRCWARVHGLTNSAPGTWITNFSLTMMVMFFLQRRSPPIIPTLDQLKELAGEKDKHIIGGYDCSFVSDLRKIKPTKNTETLDVLLSEFFEYFGNFDFRKNSINLRKGKEVNKPESSPLYIWNPFEQDLNISKNVNQPQLEKFIAMARESAWILQKEDKTQQMINKEPWGLAALLIPFGKNNSSKMKNRMKGIGSETIRSLLDSLKLNNASSQQKAVGK; encoded by the exons ATGCTGAAGTCAGtaccagaaagaaaacatttgctgAAGTCCAAGCAGAACGACTGGATCAAGCTGAACGGACTGTTTTAATTAAGTGCCCATCAAgacttaatgaaaaaaaattattgcagtaCTTATCCAGTCATGGGAATGTTAAGAGtcatttcttttttgaaaatcGT GGCATCAGTGCTTTAATAGAATTTTCTGAAAAGAGCAGTATAGCCTCGTTGCAGGATGCTGTTGGGATCCCAAGTGCTTCAGAGCATCATGTTGTCCCATTCAAATCAAGACTTTTTACTTTCACACTGAAAAACCCAGTGAGTCAACACCTTGAAGAGACACCACTTCACCTCTCTCCTCAGAGTCACATTCCAGTGAAAAACCTTATTGAAAAGCTTTGCCTTGCAGACAGT ATAAGCAGTCAGATGTACATCCTACTGGATGAGTATCAGCTGACAGAGGAAAACATCAGGCTGCGATTTCTGGCCTGCTCCTTGGTTCGGGATTTTGCGCGTGCCTATTTCCCTGACAGCACAGTGAAGCCATTTGGCTCTTCAGTCAACACCTTTGGCAAACTGGGATCTGATGTGGACATGTTCCTGGACTTCCGTGACACAGGAAAGCATGCCACAAAAATG AAAAAAGGTCCCTTTGAAATGGAATATCAGATGAAAAGATTACCATCAGAGAGATTAGCAACTCAGAGGATTCTCTCTGTGATTGGTGACTGCCTTGACAATTTTGGTCCTGGGTGTGCGAATGTACAGAAGATCCTCAATGCCCGCTGCCCTCTGGTGAAGTTTTCCCATCAGCCAACAGGATTCCAGTGTGATCTGTCAGTGAGCAACAG CATTGCAATAAGGAGTTCAGAGCTGCTGTACATCTATGGCTGCCTCGATTCCCGTGTGCGAGCCTTGGTGTTCTCCATCCGGTGCTGGGCCCGTGTCCATGGGCTCACCAACAGTGCTCCTGGCACCTGGATCACAAACTTCTCCCTGACCATGATGGTCATGTTTTTTCTGCAGAGGAGATCGCCGCCTATCATTCCAACACTAGACCAGCTCAAGGAACTGGCAG gtgaAAAAGACAAGCATATAATTGGAGGATATGATTGCTCATTTGTTAGTGATTTAAGGAAGATTAAACCTacaaaaaacacagaaacacttG ATGTATTGTTGAGTGAgttttttgaatattttgggaACTTTGACTTCAGAAAGAATTCCATAAATCTTCGAAAG ggaaaggaagtAAATAAGCCTGAGTCGTCTCCTCTTTATATCTGGAATCCCTTTGAACAAGACCTTAATATCAGCAAGAATGTTAATCAGCCACAGCTGGAGAAATTTATAGCTATGGCCAGAGAAAGTGCCTGGATTTTACAGAAGGAAGATAAAACTCAGCAAATGATCAATAAAGAACCTTGGGGACTGGCAGCTCTACTGATaccatttggaaaaaataattccagcaAGATGAAGAATAGGATGAAAGGAATAGGAAGTGAAACAATCAGAAGCCTCTTGGACTCTTTAAAGTTAAATAATGCAAGCAGTCAACAAAAAGCAGTGGGAAAATGA